From the genome of Azospira restricta, one region includes:
- the ppa gene encoding inorganic diphosphatase, with protein sequence MALNNVPSGKSLPNDFNVIIEIPAHADPVKYEVDKESGAIFVDRFMGTSMHYPCNYGYIPHTIAGDGDPVDVLVVTQFALPPGVVVRCRPIGMLAMTDEAGADAKLLAVPVDKLTPLYRNVQSPRDLPQITLDQISHFFEHYKDLEPGKFVKIEGWYGQEEAKNEIMEGVKRYEEAKDKPNY encoded by the coding sequence ATGGCCCTCAACAACGTCCCCTCCGGCAAGTCCCTGCCCAACGATTTCAACGTGATCATCGAGATCCCGGCCCACGCCGACCCGGTCAAGTACGAGGTCGACAAGGAAAGCGGCGCGATCTTCGTCGACCGCTTCATGGGGACGTCGATGCACTACCCGTGCAACTACGGCTACATCCCGCACACCATCGCCGGCGACGGCGACCCGGTCGACGTGCTGGTGGTCACCCAGTTCGCGCTGCCGCCGGGCGTCGTCGTCCGCTGCCGCCCGATCGGCATGCTGGCGATGACCGACGAGGCCGGCGCCGACGCCAAGCTGCTCGCCGTGCCGGTCGACAAGCTGACCCCGCTCTACCGCAACGTGCAGAGCCCGCGCGACCTGCCGCAGATCACCCTCGACCAGATCTCGCACTTCTTCGAGCACTACAAGGATCTCGAGCCGGGCAAGTTCGTCAAGATCGAAGGCTGGTACGGCCAGGAAGAGGCGAAGAACGAGATCATGGAAGGCGTCAAGCGCTACGAGGAAGCCAAGGACAAGCCGAACTACTGA
- the glnK gene encoding P-II family nitrogen regulator yields MKKIEAIIKPFKLDEVREALSEIGVTGLTVTEVKGFGRQKGHTELYRGAEYVVDFLPKVKLEIVVADDSVEPAIDAIVKAAHTGKIGDGKIFVTPVEQIVRIRTGETNEAAI; encoded by the coding sequence ATGAAGAAAATCGAAGCGATCATCAAACCCTTCAAGCTCGACGAGGTCCGCGAGGCCCTGTCGGAAATCGGCGTCACCGGCCTGACCGTCACCGAGGTCAAGGGCTTCGGCCGCCAGAAGGGCCACACCGAGCTGTACCGCGGCGCCGAATACGTGGTCGACTTCCTGCCCAAGGTGAAGCTCGAGATCGTCGTCGCCGACGACAGCGTCGAGCCGGCGATCGACGCCATCGTCAAGGCCGCGCACACCGGCAAGATCGGCGACGGCAAGATCTTCGTGACGCCGGTCGAGCAGATCGTGCGCATCCGCACCGGCGAGACGAACGAAGCGGCGATCTGA
- a CDS encoding NAD+ synthase, translated as MSLKIAIAQINATVGDLAGNAAKIAEFAERARAAGADLLLTPELALCGYPPEDLLLRPDFYRACARELDALAARIAGIAVLVGHPEDCDGKRYNAATLLADGRQVATYRKQRLPNYEVFDEERYFEAGDAACVVTVQGVRCGINICADIWEEGAAEAAHAAGAELLLVLNASPYHLDKHEDRVAVLRERIAATGMPALYANLVGGQDELVFDGGSFVLDGAGNETCRLPQFAEALEIVELVDGQPRPGTQAPAQPLEAQVYAALVLGVRDYLGKNGFPGAIIGLSGGIDSALTLAVAVDALGADKVRAVMMPSPYTADISLEDSRQMVRTLGVRYDEIPIAPAMQTYDAMLAKEFAGLPSDTTEENLQARIRGNILMALSNKTGALVLTTGNKSEMAVGYCTLYGDMAGGFAVIKDVFKTFVYRLSRWVNREREIIPERIITRPPSAELKPGQTDQDSLPPYEVLDAIMQAYMERDESPREIIARGYAEADVRRVVRLLRIAEYKRRQAPVGIRVTQRGFGKDWRYPITNRYRDEF; from the coding sequence ATGTCACTGAAGATCGCCATCGCCCAGATCAACGCCACCGTCGGCGACCTCGCCGGCAACGCGGCGAAGATCGCCGAATTCGCCGAACGCGCCCGCGCCGCCGGCGCCGACCTGCTGCTGACGCCGGAGCTGGCGCTGTGCGGCTACCCGCCGGAAGACCTGCTGCTGCGCCCCGACTTCTACCGCGCCTGCGCCCGCGAGCTCGACGCGCTGGCCGCGCGCATCGCCGGCATCGCCGTCCTCGTCGGCCATCCCGAGGACTGCGACGGCAAGCGCTACAACGCGGCGACGCTGCTCGCCGACGGGCGGCAGGTCGCCACCTACCGCAAGCAGCGGCTGCCGAACTACGAGGTCTTCGACGAGGAGCGCTACTTCGAGGCCGGCGACGCCGCCTGCGTCGTGACCGTGCAGGGCGTGCGCTGCGGCATCAACATCTGCGCCGACATCTGGGAGGAGGGCGCCGCCGAGGCGGCGCACGCCGCCGGCGCCGAGCTGCTGCTGGTGCTGAACGCCTCGCCCTACCACCTCGACAAGCACGAGGACCGCGTCGCCGTGCTGCGCGAGCGCATCGCCGCCACCGGCATGCCGGCGCTCTACGCCAACCTGGTCGGCGGCCAGGACGAGCTGGTCTTCGACGGCGGCTCGTTCGTGCTCGACGGCGCCGGCAACGAGACCTGCCGCCTGCCGCAGTTCGCCGAAGCGCTGGAGATCGTCGAGCTCGTCGACGGCCAGCCGCGGCCGGGAACGCAGGCGCCGGCGCAGCCGCTGGAGGCGCAGGTCTACGCCGCGCTGGTGCTCGGCGTGCGCGACTACCTCGGCAAGAACGGCTTCCCCGGCGCGATCATCGGCCTCTCCGGCGGCATCGACTCGGCGCTGACGCTGGCCGTCGCCGTCGATGCGCTCGGCGCCGACAAGGTGCGTGCGGTGATGATGCCTTCGCCCTACACCGCCGACATCAGCCTTGAAGATTCGCGGCAGATGGTGCGGACGCTCGGCGTGCGCTACGACGAGATCCCGATCGCGCCGGCGATGCAGACCTACGACGCGATGCTGGCGAAAGAGTTCGCCGGCCTGCCCAGCGACACCACCGAGGAGAACCTGCAGGCGCGCATCCGCGGCAACATCCTGATGGCGCTCTCGAACAAGACCGGCGCGCTGGTGCTGACCACCGGCAACAAGTCGGAGATGGCGGTCGGCTACTGCACGCTGTACGGCGACATGGCCGGCGGCTTCGCGGTGATCAAGGACGTCTTCAAGACCTTCGTCTACCGCCTGTCGCGCTGGGTGAACCGCGAGCGCGAGATCATTCCCGAACGCATCATCACGCGGCCGCCGTCGGCCGAGCTGAAGCCCGGCCAGACCGACCAGGACAGCCTGCCGCCGTACGAGGTGCTCGACGCGATCATGCAGGCCTACATGGAGCGCGACGAGAGCCCGCGCGAGATCATCGCCAGGGGCTATGCGGAAGCCGACGTGCGTCGCGTCGTTCGCCTCTTGCGCATCGCCGAATACAAGCGGCGGCAGGCGCCGGTCGGCATCCGCGTCACCCAGCGCGGGTTCGGCAAGGACTGGCGCTACCCGATCACCAACCGCTACCGCGACGAGTTTTGA
- the hemP gene encoding hemin uptake protein HemP: MQTNPTAPTLVVVPVQPELPPRVDSSQLLRGRRTVEIEHGEQTYTLRVTKDNKLILTK; this comes from the coding sequence ATGCAGACGAATCCCACCGCCCCCACCCTGGTCGTCGTTCCGGTCCAGCCCGAACTGCCGCCGCGGGTCGACAGCAGCCAGCTGCTGCGCGGCCGGCGCACCGTCGAGATCGAGCACGGCGAGCAGACCTACACGCTGCGCGTGACCAAGGACAACAAGCTGATCCTGACCAAGTAG
- a CDS encoding BON domain-containing protein produces the protein MNFLRTRRWLAAALAATALTACAGSATRESTGEYIDDSVITTKVKAKFFDNPQVRAMSISVETYKGVVQLSGFAASETERSRAVELARTVPGVKSVHNDIILK, from the coding sequence ATGAATTTCCTGCGCACCCGACGATGGTTGGCCGCCGCGCTGGCGGCCACTGCCCTGACCGCCTGCGCCGGCAGCGCGACGCGCGAGAGCACCGGCGAATACATCGACGACAGCGTGATCACCACCAAGGTCAAGGCCAAGTTCTTCGACAACCCGCAGGTGCGGGCGATGTCGATCAGTGTCGAGACCTACAAGGGCGTCGTCCAGCTGAGCGGCTTCGCCGCCAGCGAAACCGAACGCAGCCGCGCCGTCGAGCTCGCGCGCACCGTGCCCGGCGTCAAGTCGGTGCACAACGACATCATCCTGAAGTAA
- a CDS encoding helix-turn-helix transcriptional regulator, translating into MSTTNDARAAEFGHRLLQFRIQAGIETQRELAIAMGVRQQTVSRWEAGTSRPRAKDMLRLAHVLSVSPEDLENVSERGLDPQTTTVSFDQPFPIDSLSAEGFERFCDFFISALHPTADVHRFGGTGHKQDGLDVEAVLQNGTIRTYQCKRHKEFGAAKVEAAVKAHVRRSDKKVLLLTRIASPQARVAMAAHPEWELWDKEDVAKRIRQLPKSEQIRLVDIFFPGQRLALLGEVEAGPWMSVEDFFSAFLRKERAFNHLWQLVGRSEELANLSDSIRDKDRLVTLLTGSGGSGKSRLLYQALTDYKNTKSGTLVKVLSTTEELSSKHLESLGQGEKLLVVDDAHDRDDLPILFAYVANPKNSARAVLSLRTYGLERIRLQAAAVLLQPPYTFQIGLEPLSQKQSVELAAQVLKEYGGPESAADAVSRYTLDCPLATVVAAQVVAKEKLHPELLSTEGAFRTTLLARFQQVIAGDLAQGKDREAILSILRVLALVQPFSPDDAGLLKLLEDAEGISVADSNRLVKTLVTGGVAFKRGLTYRLAPDLLADYIIEQSCVTENGASSGYAEKLFAASPQSLVEHVLLNLGKLDWRLSSGNTASSRLLDGLWQQLRPTGEYGDAHFKAMTSVAYYQPARALQFAEQRIAEDRIPTGLPDLVKYAAYNFGHLRRACECLWELGKSDERQLHQHPGHAIRILKELCTVEPNKPVEYNAEVVGFGLSLLDCPDSWSEVYTPYDFLSGILQTEGHTTSSNGRAFSFSPYFVRQEAVASLRQDVILATIARLDSERVDVAILSARALSDALRYPMGQFGVTVSEADRERWTDEFVSTLESIKGKVLSSTLDPFVWLELLSSISWHAKFASGKTSDAANQIFGLIPDSLEFRAIRAFVDGYGHLVEDPDFETRQKEWQATVRHTASEIADAFQTPEAIVQFAATMLTRVENSKQGRDASPHILFHELLAGTNSLANHVVEYALGNPESVIVRYVPLALPMVYLEDVGKGRAFTSRILTSGSQELRMSLARCLGQIIENSSFGDYELDVLKGFLSSDDQHDVEIAARELRHVGSLDAAKALELVESANLCGCQYVADEILSLFGTPGPIPLELLDSGSVGTLLKKLFPIPVLEKYWIQKFLASVSARYPVETLGFFKQRVEHAASTEDHSFRPCNYGPYIHEPLRFAESAAYDDLCKDVWSWMRSGNDSDRKFQYFASHLFAAVFSATDERTLFFMRNKCSGDSLDISLIGKVIRDADHNFSLDNPSFAIGYLTAAKSHGSKCLESATSALYCSAVSGGKQGTPGEPFPRDVEVLEKAKSILDSLPRFSPAYRLYDLIKRDAEKNIAESLKERELFEE; encoded by the coding sequence ATGAGTACGACTAACGATGCGAGGGCGGCCGAATTTGGCCATCGTCTCCTGCAATTCCGCATCCAAGCGGGAATCGAGACGCAAAGGGAATTGGCCATTGCGATGGGCGTCCGGCAGCAGACAGTCAGCCGATGGGAGGCCGGCACATCTCGCCCCAGGGCAAAGGACATGCTTCGGCTCGCGCACGTGCTATCCGTAAGCCCAGAGGATCTAGAGAACGTGAGCGAGCGAGGGCTGGATCCGCAAACGACGACGGTCAGTTTCGACCAACCGTTTCCGATCGACTCCCTGAGTGCGGAAGGTTTCGAACGGTTTTGCGACTTCTTTATCTCCGCGCTCCATCCGACTGCCGACGTGCACCGGTTCGGCGGGACCGGCCACAAGCAGGACGGCCTAGATGTCGAGGCCGTTTTGCAAAACGGGACGATCCGCACCTATCAATGCAAGAGGCATAAGGAGTTCGGCGCAGCGAAGGTCGAAGCGGCTGTAAAAGCACACGTCCGCCGCTCCGACAAGAAAGTCCTGCTGCTCACAAGAATCGCCAGCCCGCAGGCGAGGGTGGCGATGGCCGCCCATCCCGAGTGGGAACTGTGGGACAAAGAGGACGTCGCCAAACGAATCCGCCAACTCCCGAAGTCGGAGCAAATTCGCCTAGTGGACATCTTTTTCCCCGGACAGCGACTCGCGTTGCTCGGCGAAGTCGAGGCCGGCCCGTGGATGTCCGTCGAGGACTTCTTCTCCGCGTTCCTGCGCAAGGAGCGCGCCTTCAACCACCTGTGGCAACTGGTGGGACGGAGCGAAGAGCTCGCAAACCTATCCGACAGCATCCGCGACAAGGATCGGCTGGTCACCCTGCTGACCGGCTCTGGCGGGTCTGGGAAGTCCCGTTTGCTGTACCAAGCCCTCACCGATTACAAAAACACGAAGTCTGGAACGCTAGTCAAAGTTCTTTCGACGACGGAGGAGCTCTCCTCGAAGCATCTAGAGAGTCTCGGGCAAGGCGAAAAGCTCTTGGTCGTCGACGACGCTCACGACCGGGACGATCTCCCCATTCTTTTCGCCTACGTCGCCAATCCCAAGAATTCGGCGCGAGCGGTCCTTTCCCTCCGGACGTACGGCCTCGAGCGGATCAGGTTGCAGGCGGCCGCCGTCCTTCTCCAGCCGCCCTACACTTTCCAAATCGGCCTCGAACCGCTGTCCCAGAAACAGTCGGTCGAACTCGCGGCCCAGGTTCTGAAGGAGTACGGCGGCCCCGAATCGGCGGCCGACGCGGTCAGCCGCTACACCCTCGACTGCCCATTGGCCACGGTCGTCGCGGCCCAGGTCGTGGCGAAGGAGAAGTTGCATCCGGAACTCCTGAGCACCGAAGGCGCGTTCCGGACGACTCTTTTGGCCCGCTTCCAGCAGGTAATCGCGGGAGATCTAGCCCAAGGCAAAGACAGAGAGGCCATCCTCTCCATCCTGAGAGTCTTGGCATTGGTCCAACCTTTCAGTCCGGACGACGCCGGGCTCCTGAAACTGCTGGAGGATGCCGAGGGCATCTCCGTCGCGGACAGCAACCGCTTAGTCAAGACCTTGGTAACGGGCGGCGTGGCGTTCAAGCGGGGCTTGACGTACAGGCTCGCTCCGGACCTCCTCGCCGACTACATCATCGAGCAAAGCTGCGTGACCGAGAACGGCGCGTCGTCCGGCTACGCGGAAAAGCTCTTCGCCGCGTCACCGCAATCACTCGTGGAGCACGTCCTGCTGAACCTCGGGAAGCTGGATTGGCGGCTGTCGAGCGGGAACACCGCCAGCAGCCGATTGCTCGACGGGCTGTGGCAGCAATTGCGGCCCACGGGGGAGTACGGCGACGCGCATTTCAAGGCGATGACGTCCGTCGCGTACTACCAGCCCGCGAGGGCGCTTCAGTTCGCCGAACAACGCATCGCCGAAGACAGGATTCCCACGGGCCTGCCGGATCTCGTCAAGTACGCCGCCTACAACTTCGGGCACTTGCGTCGGGCGTGCGAATGCTTGTGGGAATTGGGGAAATCGGACGAAAGGCAGTTGCACCAACACCCCGGCCACGCCATCCGCATACTGAAGGAACTCTGCACGGTGGAGCCCAATAAGCCGGTCGAGTACAACGCCGAGGTCGTTGGATTCGGACTATCGCTCTTAGATTGCCCCGATTCGTGGAGCGAGGTGTACACGCCGTACGACTTCCTGAGTGGGATTCTCCAAACCGAAGGCCACACCACTTCTTCGAATGGCCGCGCGTTTTCGTTCAGCCCGTACTTCGTGAGGCAGGAAGCCGTTGCTTCGCTGAGACAGGATGTAATCCTCGCTACGATTGCCCGGCTCGATTCCGAGCGGGTGGACGTTGCGATCCTGTCCGCGAGGGCGCTTTCCGACGCGCTCCGGTATCCGATGGGCCAATTCGGGGTCACCGTTTCGGAAGCGGACCGCGAGCGTTGGACCGACGAATTCGTCAGCACGTTGGAATCAATTAAGGGCAAGGTGCTGTCGTCGACGTTGGATCCGTTCGTCTGGCTCGAACTGCTCTCTTCGATCTCATGGCACGCGAAGTTCGCCAGCGGCAAGACGAGCGACGCGGCGAACCAGATATTCGGGCTTATCCCGGACAGCCTGGAATTCAGGGCGATACGCGCATTCGTCGACGGGTATGGCCACCTGGTTGAGGATCCGGACTTCGAAACGAGGCAAAAGGAATGGCAAGCGACCGTCCGGCATACCGCCTCGGAGATAGCCGACGCCTTCCAGACCCCGGAGGCGATCGTGCAGTTCGCGGCGACGATGCTAACGAGGGTCGAAAACTCCAAGCAGGGAAGGGACGCCTCGCCCCACATCCTGTTCCACGAACTGCTCGCTGGTACGAACTCCTTGGCAAACCATGTCGTGGAGTACGCGCTCGGGAACCCGGAGTCCGTCATCGTCCGGTACGTTCCCCTGGCGTTGCCGATGGTCTATTTGGAAGACGTCGGAAAGGGAAGGGCATTCACGTCCAGAATACTGACATCCGGGAGTCAGGAACTGAGGATGTCGTTGGCCCGCTGCCTCGGTCAGATCATTGAAAATTCGTCATTCGGCGACTACGAACTCGACGTCCTGAAAGGATTTCTCTCTTCCGATGACCAACATGACGTAGAAATCGCCGCGCGCGAGTTGCGCCACGTCGGATCGTTGGACGCAGCCAAAGCGTTGGAACTCGTGGAGAGCGCGAACCTCTGCGGTTGTCAGTACGTGGCCGACGAGATCCTATCCCTCTTTGGGACCCCCGGACCGATCCCGCTTGAGCTGCTCGATTCCGGCTCAGTAGGAACCCTGTTGAAAAAATTGTTCCCCATACCGGTTCTCGAAAAGTATTGGATCCAGAAATTCCTCGCGTCCGTTTCGGCCCGGTACCCGGTGGAAACGCTGGGCTTCTTCAAGCAGCGCGTCGAGCATGCAGCCTCGACGGAGGATCACTCGTTCCGCCCCTGCAACTACGGCCCGTACATACACGAGCCGTTGCGGTTCGCGGAATCAGCGGCGTACGACGATCTGTGCAAGGACGTTTGGTCCTGGATGAGAAGCGGCAATGACAGCGACCGCAAATTCCAATACTTCGCCTCCCACCTTTTCGCCGCCGTATTTTCTGCAACGGACGAAAGGACGCTGTTCTTCATGCGGAATAAGTGCTCCGGCGACAGCCTCGACATTTCACTGATCGGGAAAGTCATCCGGGATGCCGATCACAATTTCTCATTGGACAATCCCTCCTTCGCCATCGGCTACCTTACAGCAGCCAAGTCGCACGGCAGTAAGTGTCTCGAATCAGCCACCAGCGCACTGTATTGCTCGGCCGTGAGCGGGGGAAAACAGGGAACTCCAGGCGAACCGTTTCCCCGTGACGTGGAAGTCTTGGAAAAAGCGAAGTCCATTCTCGATTCGCTCCCACGCTTCTCCCCCGCTTATAGGCTCTACGACCTCATCAAGCGGGACGCGGAGAAGAACATTGCCGAATCGCTAAAGGAGCGGGAGCTATTTGAGGAATAA
- a CDS encoding ExbD/TolR family protein, producing MAFASMDSGDDDAPLTEINMVPLIDVMLVLLIIFIVTAPLLTHAVKVELPKASSSANQTKPENVQLAIDAASQIFWNGEAVDASEFDRRLQAASALQPQPELHIRAERTTPYEKVAQVMSEAAKNGLTRIGFVTDPSAAAH from the coding sequence ATGGCCTTCGCCAGCATGGATTCCGGCGACGACGACGCGCCGCTGACCGAAATCAACATGGTGCCGCTGATCGACGTGATGCTGGTGCTGCTGATCATTTTCATCGTCACCGCGCCGCTGCTGACGCATGCGGTCAAGGTCGAGCTGCCCAAGGCCTCGTCCTCGGCCAACCAGACCAAGCCCGAGAACGTGCAACTGGCGATCGACGCCGCCAGCCAGATTTTCTGGAACGGCGAGGCGGTGGACGCCAGCGAGTTCGACCGCCGCCTGCAGGCGGCGAGCGCGCTGCAGCCGCAGCCCGAGCTGCACATCCGCGCCGAGCGGACGACGCCTTACGAAAAGGTCGCGCAGGTCATGTCGGAGGCCGCGAAGAACGGCCTGACACGGATCGGCTTCGTCACCGATCCGTCGGCCGCCGCGCACTGA
- a CDS encoding MotA/TolQ/ExbB proton channel family protein, whose amino-acid sequence MENPLGFAHFLAHTDAVARVVLVLMLIASIGTWYLIVTKGIQGLRMKRRSNAFLAAFWEAPNLEAVAARIRENGTTEPFSHLVHHGFTAIEQQNRHAGGNGRTALVNAGAPEELLTRALKRAIDEDKAHLEFGQTFLATVASAAPFVGLFGTVWGIYHALIAIGMSGQGTLDKVAGPVGEALIMTGIGLAVAIPAAVAYNHFARANRNTLSQLNSFAYDVFAFLATGVKTSPMLTDARATSEKVIAMARAQGVSAGDARVPGHPGIAVR is encoded by the coding sequence ATGGAAAACCCGCTGGGCTTCGCCCACTTTCTTGCCCACACCGACGCCGTCGCTCGCGTCGTCCTCGTGCTGATGCTGATCGCTTCGATCGGCACCTGGTACCTGATCGTCACCAAGGGAATCCAGGGCCTGCGCATGAAGCGGCGCAGCAACGCGTTTCTCGCCGCCTTCTGGGAGGCGCCCAATCTCGAAGCGGTCGCCGCGCGCATTCGCGAGAACGGCACCACCGAACCCTTCTCGCACCTCGTGCACCACGGATTCACCGCGATCGAGCAGCAGAACCGCCATGCCGGCGGCAACGGCCGCACCGCACTGGTCAACGCCGGGGCGCCGGAGGAACTGCTCACCCGTGCGCTGAAACGCGCGATCGACGAAGACAAGGCGCACCTGGAGTTCGGCCAGACCTTCCTCGCCACGGTCGCCTCGGCCGCCCCCTTCGTCGGCCTGTTCGGTACCGTCTGGGGCATCTACCATGCGCTGATCGCCATCGGCATGTCCGGCCAGGGCACGCTCGACAAGGTCGCCGGCCCGGTCGGCGAGGCGCTGATCATGACCGGCATCGGTCTCGCCGTCGCCATCCCGGCGGCGGTCGCCTACAACCACTTCGCCCGCGCCAACCGCAACACGCTGTCGCAGCTCAACTCGTTCGCCTACGACGTGTTCGCCTTCCTCGCCACCGGCGTCAAGACCTCGCCGATGCTGACCGACGCCCGCGCGACCAGCGAGAAGGTGATCGCGATGGCCCGCGCCCAGGGCGTGTCGGCCGGCGATGCGCGCGTGCCGGGTCATCCCGGCATCGCCGTGCGCTGA
- a CDS encoding energy transducer TonB — protein sequence MTTLTHARLELPYAPSSRPSLRAIALIAGAHAGALALLVSLDVVPVPQAVNSLMVDIIRPAAPTPPPEIVKPRPRPVESKPQPRPQPAPTPTPVLAVPAESPAPAVEAAVVKAPPPPPAPPAPVTVSQPRFDADYLSNPAPAYPAISRRLGEEGKVVLRVQVEPAGHPSQVELKSSSGSPRLDQAALDAVRRWKFIPARRGDEAVAAWVLVPVVFNLKS from the coding sequence ATGACCACGCTCACCCACGCCCGCCTCGAGCTCCCCTACGCCCCGTCATCGCGCCCCTCGCTGCGCGCGATCGCGCTGATCGCCGGCGCCCACGCCGGGGCGCTGGCGCTGCTCGTTTCGCTCGACGTCGTTCCCGTTCCGCAGGCCGTCAACAGCCTGATGGTCGACATCATCCGGCCGGCCGCGCCGACGCCGCCGCCGGAAATCGTCAAGCCGCGGCCGCGACCGGTGGAAAGCAAGCCGCAACCGCGGCCGCAGCCGGCTCCGACGCCGACGCCGGTGCTCGCCGTGCCCGCCGAAAGCCCGGCGCCCGCCGTCGAGGCGGCAGTGGTGAAGGCGCCGCCACCGCCGCCGGCCCCGCCGGCGCCGGTCACCGTCAGCCAGCCGCGCTTCGACGCCGACTATCTCTCCAACCCGGCGCCGGCCTATCCGGCGATCTCCCGCCGCCTGGGCGAGGAAGGCAAGGTGGTGCTGCGCGTCCAGGTCGAGCCGGCCGGCCATCCGTCGCAGGTCGAGCTGAAATCGTCCAGCGGCTCGCCGCGCCTCGACCAGGCGGCGCTGGACGCCGTCCGGCGCTGGAAATTCATCCCCGCCAGGCGCGGCGACGAAGCCGTCGCCGCCTGGGTGCTGGTTCCCGTCGTATTCAACCTGAAGAGCTGA
- a CDS encoding iron transporter, whose product MLSTKKIIASLLLSAALSAPALALEYPIGVPQNKAGMEIAAVYLQPVEMEPEGFMRKASESDIHIEADIHALANNPNGFEEGAWIPYLVVKYEVSKIGADYKVAGEFMPMVANDGPHYGDNIKLAGPGKYKVKYTILPPSENKHAHFGRHTDRATGVRPWFKPFEVEYEFTYVGIGKKGGY is encoded by the coding sequence ATGTTGTCCACCAAGAAAATCATCGCCTCGCTGCTGCTGTCGGCGGCCCTGTCCGCCCCGGCGCTGGCGCTCGAATACCCGATCGGCGTGCCGCAGAACAAGGCCGGCATGGAGATCGCCGCGGTCTACCTGCAGCCGGTCGAGATGGAGCCGGAAGGCTTCATGCGCAAGGCGTCCGAATCCGACATCCACATCGAGGCCGACATCCACGCGCTCGCCAACAACCCGAACGGCTTCGAGGAAGGCGCCTGGATTCCGTACCTGGTGGTCAAGTACGAAGTGAGCAAGATCGGCGCCGACTACAAGGTCGCCGGCGAGTTCATGCCGATGGTCGCCAACGACGGCCCGCACTACGGCGACAACATCAAGCTCGCCGGCCCGGGCAAGTACAAGGTGAAGTACACGATCCTGCCGCCGTCGGAGAACAAGCACGCCCACTTCGGCCGCCACACCGACCGCGCCACCGGCGTCCGCCCGTGGTTCAAGCCGTTCGAGGTCGAGTACGAATTCACCTACGTCGGCATCGGCAAGAAGGGCGGGTACTGA